In the genome of Aedes aegypti strain LVP_AGWG chromosome 2, AaegL5.0 Primary Assembly, whole genome shotgun sequence, the window GCTTGTTGTGGAAAAGgagattttatttcaaaatttatgtgaTATGTATTTTGGAtaggacacattttttttaattgttcagctaatataaaattttattgaataattaACATCACATTCCAACAATAAACAAACTCTCACTTAGAAGCCCCATCCGAAGAATCCAGCAACCAGTTCGAAGAACTTGTCAACATCGACTCCATGATCACGCAGCTTCTGGACCAAAGCTTGAGCTTCCTTGGAGTTCTGTGGATTGAAAAGGGGTTTTTAGTCCACATTAGTCATAAAATCAACTATCAATCCAAACCTGGTAGAAATCGACCAACTTCTGGAAATCAGTGCTAGACAGTTTGTCGAAGAATGCTTTGAATTCCGGACTGGTCTTCAGCTTCTCCTCAAAGAGAGCCTTCAGTTCCTTCAGGGGCAGCAGAGCAAGAGCCTCATCAACGAATCCGCTCAATCCTCCGGCTTTCACTGAAATACACAAAATGTCAATTCTCAAGCATCAAACCTCAACACCATTAATCATACAGCTCTTAACTCCTTTCGTCGGCTTGACGTGATTCAGTCCCAGGAAATCGGCAACCTGATTCAGCAGCTCATAAACCTCCAGACCAGCATCCTCCAAGTAGTTCAGCACGTCCTTAACCTCGTTCAGGGCAAACAGCTGATCCCAAACGGCGGCGAATTCCTTACCCTGCAGATAGGCAAACGCTTCCTGGAATTCCTTGTCAGTGGTGAAGTAGCGTACGACCAGATCGGTGAGTTTGTCCACCGGCAGCAGGTTGACGAAATCTTGGAAGTCATCCTTGAGGCTTCTGGATGGTGCTTTAGCAGGGATGTAGGAAGCGGTTGCGATTGCTACCAGGGCGGTGAGAACGAAAACGACCTTCATAGTGGAATGGATGCGGTTCGGTGAGTGCTGATTCAGGTTGGTTCAAAGTGAAACTGATGATTGAGCTATCGATTGAGCTATCGATTGATGGCAGTATTTATAGTGCACTGATACTCATTGACGTTCATTTGTTTCAACAAGCACTTGAGACGATTAGGTGTCAGTTCTTAATAATAATTTGAGAGTAGCTGGGAAGTTTGACCTTAACAGCTGTTTATTATAAGAGATGACCCTTATCTTTGAAAGGAAATGAAATAGACATATATGAATACAATGATTTGTATAAATATTTAATGCATTTTGGGACAAATGTTTGAAAGACCAAAGCTAGAAAAATAAAACGTCGAAACCACAACAGCTCGAAAAATATTTTCTACAATCCTTTATAACAGTAGGTTACATGATTCTCATAAGTGTTTATTTGTCAGTGGAATTTCGATGATTCGACGCTGAATATGATTTTGAAAGTAGCTTTGTAATCAACAACAAtccatttttgattttgagTATAATTTATACTATCAGTTTTGCTTTatcatttctaaaaaaaaaatctgaaatatttctttaGACGGTCaacaattgggttgtttagtgataaaAAATTCGCAGTTTttcgtagcttgatcgaaagagcacagttttccaagtgtaacacgattttattgcgctttaatatcttaattttgatgaagtaaatgattaaaatagatttaattccgtcgactcaatgacatttccatttacataatgacagttcgtcccggagtaaaatttgccgagaggtgattcaaacgcgatttccatacgaaattcaaacgtgttttaaaaatagttccagggcacggaaaattatgaaactttggattctggctcagtttttaacgtagaatcagaatatgtaaaaaacaggatacccctaaacaagccaattattATCTCCTAGTATTTACTTATGagctctttcaggaatttctttaaaattactTCCAAATTTCCCTTCAAGCTTCGTCCCAAAAATTTCTCTCTAGATTCCCTGAGTGATCTAGATATTCTTCTAATATTTTGTCCCTATTCATGGCGTTGCCTCTCCGTTTTTTACATAGGCTGCTTCTCCGTTTAGTGATCTATGAAAACTTCCTCAGTTGCTTTGTCACAGCTACAATTTTTCCGACCATGTTTCGTCTGATAGGCATGATAATAATCAATGCCTAAAAGGAAATTTATGTTTCGAAAAGCTTTGAAGTCACGGACATTACCACTATCCCctaccaaaaataaaatttttctggAATTGCTTTGAGAATTGATCATAGTTCTGGTTTCGAGTAGTGATGATGAATGTCAAAATTGTTATCCTTCCACACCAACTGAGATCTTAGATCCTTTTGGGATTAATAGATCGGACATTTCCGGGACTCAATTAAAATTAGACCACGAAGAACTTCCAACGCTGATTAGATTAAGTTAACGCATCAAACGAAGACTACACTGCCGATAAACTCCAGCAGTTTACACACTATATGAAACCtcgtattttcaaaaattatcctAGACCATAAATAAGCTAAATATGATGAGACATTAACCTTTCCTT includes:
- the LOC5577276 gene encoding protein G12 isoform X2, translating into MKVVFVLTALVAIATASYIPAKAPSRSLKDDFQDFVNLLPVDKLTDLVVRYFTTDKEFQEAFAYLQGKEFAAVWDQLFALNEVKDVLNYLEDAGLEVYELLNQVADFLGLNHVKPTKGVKSSGGLSGFVDEALALLPLKELKALFEEKLKTSPEFKAFFDKLSSTDFQKLVDFYQNSKEAQALVQKLRDHGVDVDKFFELVAGFFGWGF
- the LOC5577276 gene encoding protein G12 isoform X1, yielding MKVVFVLTALVAIATASYIPAKAPSRSLKDDFQDFVNLLPVDKLTDLVVRYFTTDKEFQEAFAYLQGKEFAAVWDQLFALNEVKDVLNYLEDAGLEVYELLNQVADFLGLNHVKPTKGVKSLKAGGLSGFVDEALALLPLKELKALFEEKLKTSPEFKAFFDKLSSTDFQKLVDFYQNSKEAQALVQKLRDHGVDVDKFFELVAGFFGWGF